The Epinephelus lanceolatus isolate andai-2023 chromosome 21, ASM4190304v1, whole genome shotgun sequence genome has a segment encoding these proteins:
- the ndufb8 gene encoding NADH dehydrogenase [ubiquinone] 1 beta subcomplex subunit 8, mitochondrial, which translates to MAGVGFRRLAQALSQRKAPGFSALLSGCRAASGVSKDSLPGPYPQSPEEKAAAAKKYNMRVEDYEPFPDNGEGYGDYPKLPDRSQHERDPWYQWDHPDLRRNWGEPMHWDFDMFIRNRVDTSPSPVSWSTMCKQLFGFIGFMLFMFYLGEKFRAYQPVAPKQYPYNNLYLERGGDPEKQPEEVKNYEI; encoded by the exons ATGGCTGGTGTAGGTTTCCGACGGTTGGCCCAGGCTCTCTCTCAAAGGAAAGCTCCTGGCTTTTCAGCCCTTTTGTCGGGATGTAGAGCAG ccTCCGGTGTGTCAAAGGACAGTCTGCCCGGTCCATACCCTCAGAGCCCTGAGGAGAAAGCGGCAGCTGCAAAGAAGTACAATATGAGGGTTGAGGACTATGAACCATTTCCCGACAATGGCGAGGG cTATGGTGATTATCCAAAGCTACCAGATAGATCTCAGCATGAGAGAGACCCCTGGTACCAGTGGGACCACCCTGACCTGAGGAGGAACTGGGGAGAGCCG ATGCATTGGGATTTTGACATGTTCATCAGGAACCGTGTGGATACATCTCCCTCCCCTGTGTCCTGGTCCACAATGTGCAAACAGCTGTTTGGTTTCATCGGGTTCATGCTGTTTATGTTCTACCTTGGGGAGAAATTTCGGGCCTACCAACCTGTT GCACCGAAACAGTACCCCTATAACAACCTGTActtggagagaggaggagatccAGAAAAACAACCAGAGGAAGTCAAAAATTACGAAATCTAA